The following is a genomic window from Verrucomicrobiota bacterium.
GAACTCGTGTTCCTGGCCGACTCCGCGCAAGTGAACACCTTTCAGGCGCCGGCATCGCCGCGGAATCCCTTGCTCGAAGAATTCTACTACCTGAACACGAACGAAGCGACGGTCCACTTCCGACACTCCCGCGTTGCGAACGCCCTGTTCTGCGATGGTCACGTCGCTCCGGAGAAGCCCGCGCACAGCTCCCTGGATCAGAGGCTGCCGAGCCAGGTTGTCGGGCGGCTCCGGCCGGAGATTTTGGCGGATCCTTGACGATGAATGCCAGGGGTTGCGGCTCGATCGTGACTCGAATCCTCTTCGAGCACGCTGATCGGATAATCCTTCGTTTTCCCTGCCTTTGCTTTGTTAATTGCGGCCATCGCTTCCGGGTTAGACAGAATTTCCATCTGCTCCAACAAATCGGCCATCCGCTTGCGCGGCACAATAAAAGCGACGACTTCCCCCTTGCGGGTAACACAAGTCCTCACAAGTCCTTGATCTCGAGGACCAAGATTGATTCTGTCGGCCGTCGCGCTCATGCCTGCCGGGCACCTCTGGCCAGACGGCTTGGTTTGGCCTCGGCGATCGTGCGTGCTCTGCAAAAGTCATCATCAAGAAGACGCTCACGGTGACGCAGGCGCAGACGCAACTCCCCCGTCTTTGTCGGAGCACAAAGACCGCCGCCATTACCCTTGAACCTGCCTGTTGACTTTCGCCAAATCTGCCGGACAATACTTCGCAACAGCGCTGAATTTGTCGATTTCAAACACGCCGTTGGCTGGGATGCGCGTCTGGCGACTTTCGGCGCAACGATCTGGCCGTAATGGGTAAGAGAATTCTGATTGTCGAAGATTCGCAGGTCCTCGCGATGGCCTATTCGCTCCCGTTCGTCCGCAAGGGATACCGCGTGGAAATAGTTGGGGACGGCCGGCAAGCGCTCCAGCTCGTGCGGAGCTTTCAACCCGACGTGGTTCTGCTGGATCTGGTCCTCCCCAAGGTGCGCGGCAGCGTGATTCTGGAGGCGCTCCGCTCCAGCACCGCTACCGAGAATCTTCCGGTGGTTGTCTTCACAAGCTCCCTGCTGCTGCCCAACGAAGAAGTGCGCATGCGGCGGCTGGCCAACCGTTTTCTGCACAAGGCGCAGACTTCGCCGGAACAAATGCTCGGCATTGTGGAGGAACTCCTCACGTCCACGCCGGATGCCAGCCCGAACGGCGAGGGTTCCGCACCGCTAAGTCCGCCCTCCGTTGAGACGCCTTCACCAACGCCTGAACCTGCGCCGCGCTTGGCGGAGAAAGAAACCTTGATGCCATCGCCAAGCGCGGAGTTGGTCGCGGAGCCGGTTCACAAGGAATTGAAGCCCGGTTCGCCGCCTGCTCTCGTTTCCCTCCAGCCACCACCGCCTGTTCAAAAAGCGCCGCCTCCTCCCGTCCAACCCAAGCCGCCGCCGCCCGTCGAGGACAAGGCGCCTGTCGTCCCGGAGCCGATCCGATCGGCGGAAGCCGCGGCGCCTGTCACGGCTGACGCCGCGCCCATTTTGCAGGAACTCGAATCGCACACGCGCAGGCTGCTCATGGAGCAAAGCGAAGACGCGCAGGGCGAGATGCTGGTTAAGATCGTCGAGCGCTTGCGCCGCCTGGACGAGATCCTTCCTGCGGCCACGGCTGGCGCGTTTGGGCGTCTCTTGAAAGTGTTCGAGAGCCTGGCGGCCAATCTCGTGGAGAACAGGAAGAACCGCACGCCCTCCGCCACGCGCACGCTGCTGCAGGCTTGCCCGATTCTGCAACGCCTGTTCAAAGATGCGCAGACAGCCCGCGGTTTCTGGGAGCCTCCCCTGGCCAAGATACTGGTCGTGGATGATTCGGTCGTGTCGCTCAAATCGACTGCCCGCGCCCTCGAAGCGATTCAGTTGGAGTGCGCCGCCGTCGCGGATCCGCTGGAAGCGATTGCGCTCATTTCCGCGAATTCGTTCGATCTGGTCGTGCTCGACGTGGACATGCCGCAAATGACCGGGACGGATCTGTGCAAGAAGCTGCGCACGCTTCCGCAGCACGCCAAAACGCCGGTGATCTTCCTCACCTCGCTGAATCGATTCGACATTCGGGTCACCACGACGCGCGCGGGCGGCGACGATGTCGTGTCCAAGCCCTTTCTCGCGCCCGAACTCGCCGTCAAAACCCTCACACACATGTTCCGCAGGCATCTGGACGCGGCACAACCGAGAGTGGAGTGACGGAGTATTGGAGCGGAGGCATGTGTAATTGAGCACCCAACGATCGAGGGCCGCGGTGAGGGAGAGCCATCGCCCAATCTCAAGCACCGGATTTTCGGGAGCTTTCACCCTCACCCAGACTCGCGCTTCCCCTCCGGCTCACTCCTGCGCTAGACGGACTCGGTAGAATCGTGAACCGGAGAGCGAGGCGCTCAAATCCTCTTCGTAAATCGAAACGGCTGAATTCGCCCGCACCGGAAAGTTCGTGCTCGCCACGTCGGCGAAAACCCCGAACGGACTGGACGCGGCTTGGACTTGATATTTCCGGCCGGGGACGGAAGGCCAGGAAAGCCGGTACTTCTGGTTCCCCAACGGCTGGAGTTGGACCTTGAGCGCGGACCGGGCATCCCGCGGATTCGTGCCCGCCAGATATTCGGACAAGTTGGCGAACCCATCATGATCAGGATCCCCAGCCGCGCCATCGTCCGCCGTGGCTAACAAGGGATTTAGCAAGTGCGTCACTTCCCAGCCGTCCGGCAGGCCGTCGGCGTCCGTATCTGGCTTGTTCGGGTCGGTCCGGATGCGCAATTCGACTTCGCTGGCTAATCCGTCCGCGTCGGGATCGGGATCGACGGCGAGTTGGACGCTGACTCCGCCAAGGACCACCGGCCCGGTTCCAGACCCGTTGAGAGACGCGCCGAGGAAACTCGCGTCCAACTGACGAGCCTGCCGCGCGGGACTCAAATCAAATTCGCCTCCGCCCACCACGGCGCCAAGCTTGATCGTATCGCCTGGCTGCAAATTGCCCAGTGCGGCGTAGGGAATGGCGATTTCGATGAAATTGGCGTTCTGTTCGCCCAGGACTCCGCCCAATTGTGGAGAACGATTGAATTGCTGGAACCGGGCGCCAGGCACGTCACTGATTGCGGCGTCCAACCGGAAGATCCCCTGGCCCACGCTCGTCGCCAGGCCAGGGCGCACGAAGGAGCGTGACTGAACGTCCGCCCATTCATCCCCCAGAACGCAGCCCAGGCTCGGGGTGAAATTTGTGAAGGAAAGATTCACCAGAAAATCCAGGCCGTCGGCGCCTTCGCCCGCGGGATCAATTTTGCCGTTCCCGACTTGCGCGAGATTCGTCACTCCGGCGACGCGGGGCGATTCGAGAAACAGGAAGATGTTGTTGTCCGGGTTGATCATGGCTTGCTCGATTCCTACGTACACATTCGCGCGGTCGTTGTTCACATAGGCCTGGCCCAAGTTCGAGAATTGCCCGGGCAACGTCGGGATCGGCGCGCCCGCGAAATCAAACCGCTGCCCGTAAATGTTGCCGTCGTTGTCATCCGCCGGGTGCGACTCGATCACTGGCGTGTGCCAGGCGGCTTCGAAGGTCTTCGGCGGCGGCAGCGTCCGATAAATCGTCATGGTGTCGAAGACCTCGCCCGTCTGCGAAAGCCCTTCGAGCAGCAGGCGATCTCCTTCGATCGTCACTCGCGCGCAATTGTGCCGAATCCAGATTTGAGCGCTCGTCGCGTCCAGTTCCGCCAAAGGATAAAGCCCCACGCCGCCTCCGCCCGAAACGATGGGATAAACCGCGTTGGTCGGATTGAAGCGCTCGTACACGTGATCGTGTCCCGCGATGACCATCTGCACGCCGTGTTTGGCGGCGAGCGGCAGCACGGATTTCAGGACATCGGTGCGGTCGGCGATGCCATTGCCGTTGTAGTCATCGAACCGGTGCAGCGCGGAAGTGGCCATCGGATGGTGCAGGGTAATGAATTTCCACGGCTTCTTCGAGGCGGCCAGGTCTGCCGCGAGCCATCTGTGCTGCGGGTCGTCCACTTTGAGTTGGTATTGGTTGAGGAAAGGCGCAAACAAGACTACAAAATGCGCATCGCCGTGATCGAAGGAGTAATAGTGCTCCGGGCTGGTCCTCTCCGCGGCGTGGACCGCCAGCGGGACGTTGTTCGTCGGCGAATAAAAGGCATCCAGAAACGGCCCGTCTCCGGAATAGAGGTCGTGGTTCCCCAGCGCGAAAAAGTACGGGACGTTCTTCATGTGCGGTCCGTACACGCTCAAACATCGTGTGTCGGCGTAGGTGTAAGTGAAGGACGGATAAATCACGTCCCCGGCGTGGAGCACGAGATCCGGCTTCGCCTTGCGCATGACCTCGGCGATGTCGTATTGCGCGCGGGAACCAACCCCGGTGTCGCCGACCACGACGAAGCTCAGCGACCCGCTGGCTTTGAGCGTGCGAAATGTCTCCACCGGCGAAACCGCGATCTGTCCGTTCGCGGCGCTGCGCACGCGATAGAAGTAAGCCGTGTCCGGCGCGAGATTCGTCAGCGTGGCCACGTGGTTGGTCGCCAACGTGGAATCCGACAGAGTCAGTCCGAGTGTGGAATTGGTTCCGTATTCAATGGCGGTGTCGGCCGGGGCCAGCGTTTTCCAAATGATCTGAATGCTCCGGCTGGTGGCGTTTTGGAGAAAGGGGCCGCGCGTGAAATTCCCGCGCAGTTCCGGAACCAGGACGAAATCAAAATCTTTCAACGACGAATTGTGCGCTTGAATGGCCAGGACGTTTGTCCCCGGCGCGAGCAATCCGGCAAACGCGCGGACGTCGATCTCCTCCACCAGGCCGACGCGGTGGGCACTGGTCGCGGGCGCGTTGAATGGCACGAAGCTGCCGGCAGGTCCCGGCATATTCCTCCGCGCGATTTCTTTTCCGTTCAGGTACGCGACGAAACCATCGTCGTAATCGATCCGCAGCGTCAGCCATTTGATCTGAGCGGGATCGGAAAGGACGAACGGCTTTCGGAAATAAGCCGAGACGTAAACTCCGAACATCTCCGGCAACTGCGTGGCTTCAGTCCCGAGTCCCGCGCTGAATCCGGCTTGCCCCAAGAGCCATTTCGAGTCGTCGAATGCGATCTGACTCCAGGCGTTGCCGCCGCCGGACGGCTCCGCCGCGGCCGGGAAGTAGCGCCAGGTTTCTCCCACGCGGACCAACGCCACGTCGTCGGCGAGCGCGGACACCGCAACAAAGCAAAGCAGCAACAGCAGACGAATCATAACCCAGAGCCTATTCGGTGCAGCCGCGCAGTCAAACTCCGTCCAGCGATTCGCATTCAAAGCACGACCGCAAATGGGACAGGAGGAATTTGACCGAGAGTCTGAATCGCACGCACCGATTACAGCAATTACGCATTCGTTGACAGTGCCGCGCTGGTAACTATCTTGCCTTCAGCTTGAAAACCTCCGTCCTCAAGCCTCGACGACCCATTGTGCTTTTGGTGGCTAGCTTGTTGCCGAGCCGTTGAGCGCGCAGAGAGCCCGGTATTAAATCACACGGCTGCAAGAAGGGAAAAATCATGCACTCATCGGATAACAAAACAGGCCTTTCGGTCATGCTGGCGGTGCCGGATACACCGGCGGCGGTTGCGTGGTACCACAAGGCGCTTGGCGCAGAAGTCCTCTGGAGCCTGGGTTCAGTCGCTGGCCTGGAGATTAACGGCGCGCCCTTTTTCTTGCACGAGCCGGTGAAGAGCCGCTTCGCCAGCCCGAAGGAAATCGGCACCACAACCGCGCGAGTCGAATTGTCCGTGGATGATCCGGATCGAGTGATTGCACGCGCCGTTGAAGCGGGCGCGACGTGCCCTCCCTGTTCTCGATCTTTGGAGATCGAGAAGTGAC
Proteins encoded in this region:
- a CDS encoding response regulator: MGKRILIVEDSQVLAMAYSLPFVRKGYRVEIVGDGRQALQLVRSFQPDVVLLDLVLPKVRGSVILEALRSSTATENLPVVVFTSSLLLPNEEVRMRRLANRFLHKAQTSPEQMLGIVEELLTSTPDASPNGEGSAPLSPPSVETPSPTPEPAPRLAEKETLMPSPSAELVAEPVHKELKPGSPPALVSLQPPPPVQKAPPPPVQPKPPPPVEDKAPVVPEPIRSAEAAAPVTADAAPILQELESHTRRLLMEQSEDAQGEMLVKIVERLRRLDEILPAATAGAFGRLLKVFESLAANLVENRKNRTPSATRTLLQACPILQRLFKDAQTARGFWEPPLAKILVVDDSVVSLKSTARALEAIQLECAAVADPLEAIALISANSFDLVVLDVDMPQMTGTDLCKKLRTLPQHAKTPVIFLTSLNRFDIRVTTTRAGGDDVVSKPFLAPELAVKTLTHMFRRHLDAAQPRVE
- a CDS encoding metallophosphoesterase family protein, which produces MIRLLLLLCFVAVSALADDVALVRVGETWRYFPAAAEPSGGGNAWSQIAFDDSKWLLGQAGFSAGLGTEATQLPEMFGVYVSAYFRKPFVLSDPAQIKWLTLRIDYDDGFVAYLNGKEIARRNMPGPAGSFVPFNAPATSAHRVGLVEEIDVRAFAGLLAPGTNVLAIQAHNSSLKDFDFVLVPELRGNFTRGPFLQNATSRSIQIIWKTLAPADTAIEYGTNSTLGLTLSDSTLATNHVATLTNLAPDTAYFYRVRSAANGQIAVSPVETFRTLKASGSLSFVVVGDTGVGSRAQYDIAEVMRKAKPDLVLHAGDVIYPSFTYTYADTRCLSVYGPHMKNVPYFFALGNHDLYSGDGPFLDAFYSPTNNVPLAVHAAERTSPEHYYSFDHGDAHFVVLFAPFLNQYQLKVDDPQHRWLAADLAASKKPWKFITLHHPMATSALHRFDDYNGNGIADRTDVLKSVLPLAAKHGVQMVIAGHDHVYERFNPTNAVYPIVSGGGGVGLYPLAELDATSAQIWIRHNCARVTIEGDRLLLEGLSQTGEVFDTMTIYRTLPPPKTFEAAWHTPVIESHPADDNDGNIYGQRFDFAGAPIPTLPGQFSNLGQAYVNNDRANVYVGIEQAMINPDNNIFLFLESPRVAGVTNLAQVGNGKIDPAGEGADGLDFLVNLSFTNFTPSLGCVLGDEWADVQSRSFVRPGLATSVGQGIFRLDAAISDVPGARFQQFNRSPQLGGVLGEQNANFIEIAIPYAALGNLQPGDTIKLGAVVGGGEFDLSPARQARQLDASFLGASLNGSGTGPVVLGGVSVQLAVDPDPDADGLASEVELRIRTDPNKPDTDADGLPDGWEVTHLLNPLLATADDGAAGDPDHDGFANLSEYLAGTNPRDARSALKVQLQPLGNQKYRLSWPSVPGRKYQVQAASSPFGVFADVASTNFPVRANSAVSIYEEDLSASLSGSRFYRVRLAQE